From Chryseobacterium sp. H1D6B, a single genomic window includes:
- a CDS encoding enoyl-CoA hydratase-related protein, producing MNYENILLKKEDKLALITINRPESLNALNAKTIQEISTALDELNSDSSCRVIILTGSGEKSFVAGADIKEFSDFGQEKAEELARNGQNTLFNKIENLSKPVIAAVNGFALGGGLELAMACHIRYASENARLGLPEVTLGLIPGYGGTQRLPKLVGKGLANEMIFSAKMIPAQRAKEIGLVNEVYPIEDLLTKTKELANTIANNSPMAISKAIHAVNLSDTEKGFDTEIKYFGELFELEDKKEGVSAFIEKRKPNF from the coding sequence ATGAATTACGAAAATATTTTATTAAAAAAAGAAGATAAATTAGCATTAATTACAATAAACAGGCCTGAAAGCTTAAATGCATTAAATGCAAAAACAATTCAGGAAATCAGTACAGCATTAGATGAATTAAATTCTGACAGCTCATGCAGGGTAATTATCCTTACAGGAAGCGGAGAAAAATCTTTTGTTGCGGGTGCTGATATTAAAGAATTTAGTGATTTTGGACAGGAAAAAGCAGAAGAATTAGCTAGAAATGGACAAAATACTCTTTTTAACAAAATAGAAAACTTATCTAAACCTGTTATAGCTGCCGTTAATGGTTTTGCTTTAGGGGGAGGATTAGAGCTTGCTATGGCGTGCCACATCAGATATGCATCGGAAAATGCCAGATTAGGACTTCCAGAAGTAACATTAGGATTGATTCCTGGTTACGGAGGAACCCAGAGACTTCCAAAGCTTGTAGGAAAAGGCCTTGCCAACGAAATGATCTTCTCAGCCAAAATGATTCCCGCTCAACGAGCTAAAGAAATCGGACTGGTAAATGAAGTATACCCTATTGAAGATTTATTAACCAAAACAAAAGAATTAGCAAACACCATTGCCAACAATTCACCGATGGCAATATCAAAGGCAATACACGCCGTAAACTTATCTGATACTGAAAAAGGCTTTGATACTGAAATCAAGTATTTTGGCGAGCTTTTTGAATTAGAAGATAAAAAAGAAGGAGTTTCCGCTTTTATAGAGAAAAGAAAGCCTAACTTCTAA
- a CDS encoding dCMP deaminase family protein yields MNKFDKAYLKMALEWAKLSYCKRKQVGALIVKDRMIISDGYNGTPSGFENCCEDVEGKTHWYVLHAEANAILKLAASTQSAKGATLYLTLSPCKECSKLILQAGISRLVYINEYSDDDGISFLRNHNIEIMQISDCELKK; encoded by the coding sequence ATGAATAAGTTTGATAAAGCTTATCTAAAAATGGCTCTCGAATGGGCAAAACTTTCCTACTGCAAGAGAAAACAGGTAGGAGCTCTTATCGTAAAAGATAGGATGATTATTTCAGATGGTTACAATGGTACTCCTTCGGGGTTCGAAAACTGTTGTGAAGATGTAGAGGGAAAAACACACTGGTATGTGCTGCACGCAGAAGCTAATGCAATATTAAAATTAGCGGCTTCCACACAATCTGCTAAAGGCGCAACCTTATATCTAACACTTTCTCCATGCAAAGAATGCAGTAAGCTTATTTTGCAGGCAGGAATTTCCAGATTAGTGTATATCAATGAGTATTCGGATGATGACGGGATATCATTCTTGAGAAACCATAACATTGAAATAATGCAAATTTCGGATTGTGAACTAAAAAAATAA
- the xerD gene encoding site-specific tyrosine recombinase XerD, with protein sequence MTWDEKIKDFEIFLRFERNFSENTLDAYVRDIKKLKEYAEEDLENIGPDVIEYQNLQEYIFSLSKQKFSERSQARWISSIKAFFKFLLEDEIREDNPASLLEGPKLGLYLPDTLSLLDINKIISAIETTSDLGKRNQCIIEVLYGCGLRVSELIDLKISNINFKENYIKVNGKGNKTRFVPLADYTADLLKNYIEEVRPKSKINKKFEDTLFLNSRGTSMSRVIVFLIIKELTDKAGVSKKISPHTFRHSFATHLLQNGADLRYIQEMLGHSSITSTEIYTHLKTEELRDVILSYHPRNINTVQ encoded by the coding sequence ATGACTTGGGATGAAAAAATTAAGGATTTTGAAATATTTCTTCGCTTCGAAAGAAATTTTTCAGAAAACACTCTCGACGCATACGTACGAGACATTAAAAAACTAAAAGAATACGCAGAAGAAGACCTAGAAAACATAGGTCCGGACGTTATTGAATACCAAAACCTGCAAGAGTATATCTTCAGTCTTTCAAAACAAAAATTCAGTGAAAGATCACAGGCAAGATGGATTTCTTCCATAAAAGCCTTTTTCAAATTCTTACTGGAGGATGAAATTCGTGAAGATAATCCAGCCTCTCTACTGGAGGGTCCAAAATTGGGATTATATCTGCCCGATACTTTAAGTCTGCTTGATATTAATAAAATTATCAGCGCTATAGAGACCACTTCAGATCTGGGAAAGAGAAATCAATGTATTATCGAAGTTCTTTATGGATGCGGACTCCGTGTCTCTGAATTAATTGATTTAAAAATTTCAAATATTAATTTCAAAGAAAATTATATTAAAGTAAATGGAAAAGGAAATAAAACCCGTTTCGTTCCTTTAGCGGATTATACCGCGGATTTATTGAAAAATTACATTGAAGAAGTCCGGCCAAAGAGTAAGATAAACAAAAAATTCGAAGACACTCTATTCTTGAACAGCAGAGGGACATCCATGTCCAGAGTGATCGTATTTCTTATCATAAAAGAACTTACCGACAAAGCTGGAGTCAGCAAAAAAATATCTCCCCATACTTTCAGACATTCTTTTGCTACCCACTTATTGCAAAACGGAGCAGATCTTCGTTATATCCAAGAAATGCTGGGGCATTCCAGTATTACATCAACGGAAATCTATACCCATCTAAAAACAGAAGAACTACGGGATGTTATCTTGAGCTATCACCCGAGAAATATTAATACTGTTCAATGA
- a CDS encoding NUDIX domain-containing protein encodes MKLLKYCPNCGKESLHWDGEKKWSCTHCDFRLYNNVAGAVAVVIRHDDEIYFTKRNRDPKKGKLDLAGGFVDPKESAEETCKRELFEELQLDINISNLKYLGSLPNVYQYKEIDYNTIDLFYEYTVSEKFEVKLELSEISETQWIPLNTINLDDLAFDSQKRFFEDYLKSI; translated from the coding sequence ATGAAATTATTGAAATACTGCCCCAACTGTGGCAAAGAATCTCTACATTGGGACGGCGAAAAAAAATGGAGCTGTACTCACTGTGATTTCAGGCTTTACAATAACGTGGCCGGAGCTGTAGCTGTGGTCATAAGACATGATGACGAGATTTACTTTACAAAAAGAAATAGAGACCCTAAAAAGGGGAAACTCGATCTTGCCGGCGGTTTTGTAGACCCAAAAGAAAGCGCCGAAGAAACCTGCAAAAGAGAGCTTTTTGAAGAACTGCAGCTGGATATCAATATTTCAAATCTTAAATATTTAGGAAGTCTTCCTAATGTGTATCAATACAAAGAAATTGATTATAACACGATCGATTTATTTTATGAATATACTGTTTCAGAAAAATTTGAGGTGAAACTTGAATTATCTGAGATATCAGAAACACAATGGATTCCTTTAAATACAATCAATCTCGATGATCTCGCTTTTGATTCTCAGAAAAGATTTTTTGAAGATTATTTAAAGTCAATTTAA
- a CDS encoding heme-binding domain-containing protein → MIKKILFWSLVTFALIQFIPIDKINKPVNHSVNFVELQKTPEKISRILKGACYDCHSDETIYPKYAYIAPISWSLKSHVNEGREHLNFSIWGTYNNDLKKSILTSTVDAVKNKTMPMPGYIVYHKEANLSEAERTLLSNYFQEVLKSETY, encoded by the coding sequence ATGATAAAGAAAATACTATTTTGGAGCTTGGTTACCTTTGCTTTAATTCAATTTATACCGATTGATAAAATAAATAAGCCTGTAAATCATTCTGTAAATTTTGTAGAATTACAAAAAACACCGGAAAAGATCAGCAGGATTCTTAAAGGAGCTTGTTATGACTGTCATTCAGATGAGACTATTTATCCCAAGTATGCTTATATAGCTCCTATTTCATGGTCATTGAAAAGCCATGTAAATGAAGGAAGAGAACATCTCAATTTTTCAATCTGGGGAACTTATAATAATGATTTAAAGAAGAGTATCCTTACTTCGACTGTGGATGCCGTTAAGAATAAAACGATGCCTATGCCTGGTTATATTGTGTATCATAAAGAGGCCAATCTATCCGAAGCAGAAAGAACCCTGTTATCAAATTATTTCCAAGAGGTCTTGAAAAGTGAAACCTACTAG
- a CDS encoding Ig-like domain-containing protein, translating into MKRLLLLFIIGFLVQSCARVGSPVGGPKDTLAPKFLSSNIDTTRINVSRDIRELRLDFDEYITLKDINKNLIISPPIKKIKRILPSNIANKYLIIQWEDTLQANTTYNFNFGNSIVDNNEANVLRYFNFAFSTGDKLDDLYISGEVKDALAIKKQTGSNENKLVVGLYKLKDTINYKQKPYYITKVDDDGYYELNYLSPGKYKIIAFDDENGNSIYDPGKEKIGFQKDPVDVEKSISGLNLKIYPSRKPLKYIEMKETQGGIVMTFEGHPNDVKVLSINEKLPDIKVTHRPKSDSVNIWFDAVKDNIGQTATENLKFSYDADNKKDTVSVFYKYNAKNKMEISSDNGGNLLPPKTDFKILSNYIIDKINPEKWVLKSDSLTTQEFTANISETNPYQVLVHSDFIEGKKYQLTVPKTTVSSFYNKNSESKRFDFEADKVENYGSLVFNIQNAPAANYWIQLLDASEKVIYQKYTKGNSVKFDILKPAEYIVRILVDNNGNKYWDEADFEKETFAEDSYIFYKIAVVRPLWDSVEDWDLKDTRTLDSSKIINPNAKPSGNKSKQPQNINNTGAKSNTSILSPVK; encoded by the coding sequence ATGAAAAGACTTCTTTTATTATTCATCATTGGTTTTCTTGTACAGTCTTGCGCAAGGGTGGGCTCGCCTGTCGGAGGGCCAAAAGATACTTTAGCTCCAAAATTTTTAAGCTCAAATATTGACACCACAAGGATCAATGTTTCAAGAGATATAAGAGAACTCCGTCTTGATTTTGATGAATATATTACATTAAAAGATATCAATAAAAATTTGATCATTTCTCCGCCTATTAAAAAAATAAAGCGTATTCTTCCGTCTAACATTGCCAATAAATACTTAATTATTCAATGGGAAGATACTTTACAGGCGAATACCACTTATAATTTCAATTTCGGGAACTCCATTGTAGATAATAATGAAGCGAATGTATTACGGTATTTCAATTTTGCATTTTCTACAGGAGATAAGCTGGATGACTTGTATATCAGTGGAGAAGTAAAAGATGCTTTAGCGATAAAAAAACAGACAGGAAGCAATGAAAACAAGCTTGTAGTAGGTTTATATAAGCTGAAGGATACCATCAATTATAAGCAGAAGCCTTATTATATTACAAAAGTAGATGACGACGGCTATTATGAGCTTAATTATTTATCTCCGGGAAAATATAAAATTATAGCATTTGACGACGAAAATGGAAACTCAATATATGATCCTGGGAAAGAAAAGATAGGTTTCCAGAAAGATCCTGTGGATGTTGAAAAGTCTATTTCTGGATTAAATTTAAAAATTTATCCGTCAAGAAAGCCTTTGAAATACATTGAGATGAAAGAAACCCAAGGAGGAATTGTAATGACCTTTGAAGGGCATCCTAATGATGTAAAGGTTCTTTCAATCAATGAAAAGCTTCCGGACATCAAAGTAACACACCGTCCTAAATCAGATTCTGTGAATATTTGGTTTGATGCAGTGAAAGATAATATTGGGCAGACCGCAACTGAAAATTTAAAATTCAGTTATGATGCCGACAATAAAAAAGATACTGTCTCTGTATTTTATAAATACAATGCTAAAAATAAAATGGAAATCAGCAGTGATAACGGCGGGAATTTACTGCCTCCAAAAACTGATTTTAAAATTCTTTCAAACTATATCATTGATAAAATAAATCCTGAAAAATGGGTTTTAAAGAGTGACAGTTTAACCACACAAGAATTTACAGCTAACATTTCAGAAACGAATCCTTACCAGGTTTTAGTGCATTCTGATTTTATTGAAGGAAAGAAATACCAGCTTACAGTTCCAAAAACAACCGTTTCTTCTTTTTACAATAAGAATTCAGAGTCTAAACGTTTCGATTTCGAAGCAGATAAAGTTGAAAATTATGGCAGTTTAGTATTTAATATACAGAATGCGCCTGCTGCTAATTACTGGATCCAGCTGTTAGATGCTTCCGAAAAAGTGATCTACCAAAAATATACAAAAGGAAACAGTGTTAAATTTGATATTTTAAAGCCTGCAGAATATATTGTGCGGATCTTAGTAGATAATAATGGAAATAAGTATTGGGACGAAGCCGATTTTGAAAAAGAGACCTTCGCAGAAGATTCTTATATTTTCTATAAAATTGCGGTCGTAAGACCTTTATGGGACAGCGTTGAAGACTGGGACCTAAAAGATACCCGCACTTTGGATTCTTCTAAAATAATCAATCCAAATGCAAAACCTTCAGGAAATAAAAGCAAACAGCCTCAGAATATAAATAATACAGGTGCAAAATCAAATACAAGTATTTTGTCTCCGGTAAAATAG
- a CDS encoding serine hydrolase domain-containing protein — translation MKKRNFVLILAVFLLIFSCKNKSESKESLTENTTNLPNYGNVDLDKVFTKADGELANKNSLVNYIDQYYKKVWENGNLSGGILVAKGNDIIYENYRGFGREGGQMPIDKTTPLHVASVSKTLTAMAMMKLIEAGKIKLTDHLTQYFPGFPYPNVTVHTLLDQRSGLPKYEYFITKIQPAPAELSKPYLTNQDILNMIIKYKPELARDTDTGFMYCNTNFALLALLIEKVTKTPFPQAMKEMIFTPLKMNNTYIFQEKDVPTASQSFYYGGKKLYPLDRLDLIYGDKNVYTTPRDLYTFSKAMFSKDFLKPELMQMVFSPYSNEKSGMNNYGLGFRMKIFDNGEKLTYHNGWWHGTNSVFAHLLKSKVTIVAIGNAYSNKVYTALALSGLFENFPVQQDKLHSIMNDNQDSLKNGHEIYGE, via the coding sequence ATGAAGAAGCGTAACTTTGTACTTATTTTAGCTGTTTTTTTACTTATTTTTTCCTGTAAAAATAAATCTGAATCTAAAGAATCTTTAACTGAAAATACTACTAATCTTCCTAATTACGGGAATGTAGATCTGGATAAGGTTTTCACCAAAGCAGACGGAGAACTTGCGAATAAAAACTCTCTTGTCAATTATATAGATCAGTATTATAAAAAAGTTTGGGAAAATGGTAATTTAAGCGGCGGAATACTCGTAGCAAAGGGTAATGACATTATTTATGAAAACTACAGAGGGTTTGGTAGAGAAGGTGGTCAGATGCCTATTGATAAAACCACTCCTTTACATGTGGCATCAGTTTCTAAGACCTTAACTGCGATGGCCATGATGAAGCTTATAGAAGCAGGCAAAATAAAACTTACAGATCATTTAACGCAGTATTTTCCAGGATTCCCTTATCCGAATGTTACGGTACATACTTTATTAGACCAAAGAAGCGGTCTTCCGAAATACGAATATTTTATTACGAAGATTCAGCCGGCACCAGCTGAGCTTTCCAAGCCGTATCTTACCAATCAGGATATACTGAATATGATTATCAAGTATAAACCAGAACTAGCAAGAGATACTGATACAGGTTTCATGTATTGTAATACTAACTTTGCTTTATTGGCTTTACTGATAGAAAAAGTAACAAAAACTCCTTTTCCACAAGCGATGAAAGAAATGATCTTCACGCCGTTGAAAATGAATAACACTTATATTTTCCAGGAAAAAGACGTGCCTACAGCATCACAGTCTTTTTATTACGGGGGAAAAAAATTGTATCCTTTAGACAGGCTTGATCTTATTTACGGTGATAAAAATGTTTACACGACCCCAAGAGATCTTTATACTTTCTCTAAAGCAATGTTTTCAAAAGATTTCCTAAAGCCTGAATTAATGCAGATGGTCTTCTCTCCTTACAGCAATGAAAAATCAGGGATGAATAATTATGGATTAGGCTTCAGAATGAAAATTTTTGACAACGGAGAAAAACTGACCTATCACAACGGATGGTGGCATGGAACCAATTCTGTTTTTGCCCATCTTCTGAAATCAAAAGTAACCATTGTTGCGATTGGTAATGCATATTCTAATAAAGTGTACACTGCGCTTGCTCTATCAGGATTATTCGAGAATTTCCCTGTTCAGCAGGATAAACTTCACAGTATCATGAATGACAATCAGGATTCTTTGAAAAACGGACACGAAATTTATGGAGAATAA
- a CDS encoding 2-hydroxyacid dehydrogenase, translating into MKILLLDKNHPLITDQLSAKGFVLEEDFTSSYDEVCNKIEQYDGIIIRSRIPLDKNFLEKAQNLKFIARVGAGMENIDIPAAEKLGIQLINSPEGNRDSVAEHVVGMLLILMNRLFIASQEVKNGIWKREENRGDELLGKTVGLIGYGNMGKATAKRLSGFGCKVVFHDILPGLSDEFASQVSLEKLKDTAEILSLHIPLTEETHYLVDEKFISEMKKNFYFVNTARGKNIETKYLVEGLKSGKVKGACLDVLEYEKASFENLEIENEDLQYLLTSEKVIITPHIAGWTHQSKEKLAQVIVDKILISFGN; encoded by the coding sequence ATGAAAATTCTTCTTTTAGATAAAAATCACCCTCTTATCACAGACCAGCTTTCAGCCAAAGGCTTTGTCTTAGAAGAGGATTTTACTTCCTCTTACGATGAGGTTTGTAATAAAATTGAGCAGTATGACGGTATTATCATAAGAAGCCGTATTCCTTTGGATAAAAACTTTCTGGAGAAAGCTCAAAATCTGAAATTCATTGCAAGAGTTGGAGCGGGAATGGAAAATATAGATATTCCAGCTGCTGAAAAATTAGGAATCCAGTTGATCAATTCTCCAGAAGGAAACAGGGATTCTGTTGCTGAACATGTAGTTGGGATGCTGCTGATTCTCATGAACCGCCTTTTTATTGCTTCTCAAGAAGTGAAAAACGGAATCTGGAAGCGGGAGGAAAACAGAGGAGATGAACTGTTGGGGAAAACAGTTGGTCTTATCGGCTATGGAAACATGGGAAAAGCTACTGCAAAAAGACTTTCGGGCTTTGGCTGTAAAGTGGTTTTCCATGATATTCTTCCTGGTCTTTCTGATGAATTTGCATCGCAGGTCAGCTTAGAAAAATTAAAAGATACAGCAGAGATTCTAAGCCTGCATATTCCTCTGACCGAAGAAACCCACTACCTTGTTGATGAAAAATTTATTTCAGAGATGAAGAAAAACTTCTATTTCGTGAATACAGCAAGAGGAAAAAATATAGAAACTAAATATTTAGTTGAAGGTTTGAAGTCCGGGAAAGTAAAAGGTGCCTGCCTGGATGTTTTAGAATATGAAAAAGCTTCTTTTGAAAATTTAGAGATTGAAAATGAGGATTTGCAATATCTTTTAACATCTGAAAAAGTAATCATTACTCCCCACATAGCAGGATGGACGCACCAAAGCAAAGAAAAGCTTGCGCAGGTAATTGTTGATAAAATTCTTATATCTTTTGGGAATTAA
- a CDS encoding acyl-CoA thioesterase, translating into MAKVKKASESLTIMTNIVLPNETNSLRNLFGGELLAKMDRCASISAARHCERRVVTASVNHVSFNHPIPEGGVVVLESKVSRAFSTSMEVYVDVWLDDPINQKKIHTNAGIYTFVAVDEFNRPIPIPEMVPETEEEKERFAAAFRRKELSLILSGRMKPLESVELKKLFQEPAEPKKNK; encoded by the coding sequence ATGGCAAAAGTAAAGAAAGCGTCAGAATCTCTGACAATCATGACAAATATTGTTCTTCCAAATGAAACTAACTCTTTAAGAAATCTTTTTGGAGGAGAGCTTTTAGCTAAGATGGACAGATGTGCATCTATTTCTGCGGCCAGACACTGCGAAAGAAGAGTAGTAACGGCTTCTGTAAACCATGTTTCATTCAATCATCCAATTCCTGAAGGAGGAGTTGTAGTGCTGGAATCAAAGGTTTCGAGAGCATTCTCTACTTCTATGGAGGTTTATGTAGATGTCTGGTTGGACGATCCTATTAATCAAAAGAAAATTCACACCAATGCAGGTATTTATACCTTTGTAGCGGTGGATGAATTTAACCGTCCTATTCCAATTCCGGAAATGGTTCCTGAGACTGAAGAGGAAAAAGAAAGATTTGCAGCTGCTTTCCGCAGAAAAGAACTTTCTTTAATTCTTTCTGGAAGAATGAAGCCTTTGGAATCTGTGGAACTTAAGAAATTATTCCAGGAACCGGCAGAACCTAAGAAAAATAAATAA
- a CDS encoding outer membrane beta-barrel protein has translation MKGLFFLGLTAGSLSFMQAQHTDSLKIREIEAVNFTKRLPVAKEIINVQKDLDSRNLGQDLPILLKNQTSVISTSDAGNGVGYTGFRIRGVAGRGINVMMNGVPFNDSESQGTFFVNVPDLTSSASQIIIQRGVGTSNNGVSAFGASINVISKDPEEKLYVKTDDSYGSFSTYKYSAEIGTGKFWKNRLSVMGRYTKIHSDGYIDRASSSLDSYNFTALFEEGKTRIRLIAFGGKEKTYQAWNGIDRTTWETDPKFNISGAIYDADWKNIVGFYNNETDNYRQNHYQLLWEQGFNENWNLETTLHYTKGKGYYENYKQGDPFSRYNLPDIIDGGETVKYSDFIRKKWLDNDFYGVVSTLYGKFENLDLNFGVVGNQYYGMHFGNVTGVFYPINEHEYYRGRSVKNEVAGFAKALFRVNKFEFFGDLQLRNIDYDTKIITDGDSEGANLNKSWLFFNPKAGVNYKIGNGKIFLSYAHAHREPNRDDLIANKDVKAEKLHDFEAGFEKQLGIVSLTANLYYMYYVNQLVLNGELNNVGAFIRTNSGESYRRGVEIGAVAKISKQWEVSGNASLSQNRNLDFKIENETLVRDMGNTQISFSPDVIANLGLKFNPNKNFQFALMNQYVGKQYLDNTEDKNLQLKDYLLTDFNAQYQFKIADNDIALKLLVNNIFNKKYVNNGAVYDGNPYYFSQAGTNFMFGISWKIQ, from the coding sequence ATGAAAGGATTGTTTTTTTTAGGGCTTACTGCAGGCTCATTGAGTTTTATGCAGGCTCAACATACAGATTCTCTGAAAATCAGAGAAATAGAGGCTGTTAATTTTACTAAAAGGCTTCCTGTAGCCAAAGAGATCATCAACGTTCAGAAAGATCTTGACAGTAGAAACCTCGGACAGGATTTACCCATTCTCTTGAAAAATCAAACATCTGTAATTTCCACTTCTGACGCTGGAAATGGTGTTGGATATACCGGTTTTAGAATCCGTGGAGTTGCAGGACGAGGAATTAATGTGATGATGAACGGTGTTCCGTTCAATGATTCAGAAAGTCAGGGAACTTTTTTTGTGAACGTTCCGGATTTAACGAGTTCCGCGTCACAGATTATTATTCAAAGAGGAGTAGGGACTTCCAATAATGGAGTTTCTGCTTTTGGAGCAAGTATCAATGTGATTTCCAAAGATCCTGAAGAAAAGTTGTATGTAAAAACAGATGACAGCTACGGATCATTCAGTACTTACAAATATTCGGCAGAAATAGGAACCGGAAAGTTCTGGAAAAACCGTCTTTCCGTGATGGGGAGATATACTAAAATTCATTCTGACGGCTATATTGACAGAGCTTCTTCGAGTTTAGATTCTTATAATTTTACGGCTTTATTTGAAGAAGGAAAAACAAGAATCCGTCTGATAGCTTTTGGAGGAAAAGAAAAGACCTACCAAGCTTGGAACGGAATCGACAGAACGACATGGGAAACAGATCCTAAATTCAACATATCAGGAGCGATTTATGATGCCGACTGGAAAAATATTGTGGGTTTCTATAATAATGAAACGGATAATTACAGACAGAATCATTACCAGCTGCTTTGGGAGCAGGGCTTTAATGAGAATTGGAATTTAGAAACGACACTGCACTATACCAAAGGAAAAGGATATTATGAAAACTATAAACAGGGAGATCCGTTTTCGAGGTATAATCTTCCAGATATTATTGATGGCGGAGAGACAGTAAAATATTCGGATTTCATTAGAAAAAAATGGCTGGATAATGATTTTTATGGAGTGGTTTCTACACTTTATGGAAAATTTGAAAACTTAGATCTTAATTTTGGGGTTGTTGGAAACCAATATTATGGAATGCATTTCGGCAATGTAACCGGCGTTTTTTATCCGATTAATGAACATGAATATTACAGAGGACGTTCTGTAAAAAATGAGGTTGCTGGATTTGCAAAAGCATTATTTAGAGTGAATAAATTTGAGTTCTTTGGAGATTTACAGCTTAGAAATATCGATTATGATACTAAAATTATCACCGATGGTGATTCTGAAGGCGCCAACCTCAATAAAAGCTGGCTGTTTTTCAATCCAAAAGCGGGGGTAAATTACAAAATTGGAAACGGAAAGATATTTTTATCTTATGCGCATGCCCACCGGGAGCCTAATAGAGATGATCTTATTGCTAATAAGGATGTAAAAGCTGAAAAACTTCACGATTTTGAAGCAGGTTTTGAAAAACAGTTAGGAATTGTATCCTTAACGGCTAACTTATACTACATGTATTACGTGAATCAGTTGGTTTTAAATGGGGAGCTTAACAATGTAGGAGCATTCATCAGAACCAATTCAGGGGAAAGCTACAGAAGAGGAGTAGAAATAGGTGCCGTAGCAAAGATTTCTAAGCAGTGGGAGGTTTCCGGAAATGCTAGTTTAAGCCAAAACAGAAACTTAGATTTTAAAATAGAAAATGAAACGCTGGTTCGTGATATGGGAAACACTCAGATTTCTTTTTCACCGGATGTTATAGCTAATTTGGGATTGAAATTTAATCCAAATAAAAATTTCCAGTTTGCTTTGATGAACCAATATGTCGGTAAACAGTATCTGGATAACACTGAAGATAAAAACCTGCAGCTCAAGGATTATCTTCTTACAGATTTTAATGCTCAGTATCAATTCAAAATTGCAGACAATGATATTGCTTTGAAATTATTGGTCAATAATATTTTCAATAAGAAGTATGTAAATAATGGAGCGGTTTATGATGGCAACCCATATTATTTTTCACAAGCCGGAACTAATTTTATGTTCGGAATCAGCTGGAAAATTCAATAA
- a CDS encoding WG repeat-containing protein has protein sequence MKNVVNFFFVFISIAVFSQKRSVKKLPVKNVPKTIIKKEVQPKVNPDLVVLNDEVPVLIPQKKNGKFGYVNQRGKFIIQPEYHIAVFFAEDCNLLNSSNEKVKKFGTADYATVEKDLISYRIDQTGKRVYEYKNSDLGKCKSEFKKQDFQAYVANGFYGIIETAKFVNAADYRQYQIYPQYQYLHIMEGDDVKNPMIVASYNDKFGVIDVNNKIIIPFEYINIKRNFSWKLGKMFEVTKDGTNYYYVDSKNKAY, from the coding sequence ATGAAAAATGTAGTTAATTTTTTCTTTGTATTTATTTCGATTGCAGTATTCTCTCAGAAAAGATCAGTAAAAAAGCTTCCGGTTAAAAATGTTCCCAAAACTATTATTAAAAAGGAAGTGCAGCCGAAAGTAAACCCTGATTTAGTTGTTCTGAATGATGAGGTTCCGGTGTTGATCCCGCAGAAGAAAAACGGAAAATTTGGATATGTTAACCAGAGGGGGAAATTTATTATCCAGCCCGAATACCATATCGCTGTTTTTTTTGCTGAAGACTGCAACTTGTTGAATTCGAGTAATGAAAAAGTGAAAAAGTTCGGAACAGCTGATTATGCTACCGTAGAAAAAGATCTTATTTCTTACAGAATAGATCAGACAGGGAAAAGAGTCTATGAGTATAAAAATTCTGATCTTGGAAAATGTAAAAGTGAATTTAAAAAGCAGGACTTCCAAGCTTATGTTGCAAATGGCTTTTATGGAATTATTGAGACTGCAAAATTTGTAAATGCAGCAGATTACAGACAGTACCAAATCTATCCTCAGTATCAATATCTTCATATTATGGAAGGCGATGATGTGAAAAATCCGATGATTGTGGCTTCTTATAACGATAAGTTTGGGGTGATTGACGTTAATAACAAAATTATTATCCCCTTTGAATATATTAATATTAAAAGAAATTTCAGCTGGAAACTGGGTAAAATGTTTGAAGTTACCAAGGACGGAACCAACTATTATTACGTGGATTCTAAGAACAAAGCCTACTAA